Within the Miscanthus floridulus cultivar M001 chromosome 17, ASM1932011v1, whole genome shotgun sequence genome, the region AGGAATGCTTGACAAAAAGAATATTTGAATTTAATTATAAATTGAACATAATCGGACATAGGAAAGGCTAGCAATAAAAGGTAAACATGAAGGAAACGGATCGCTTTGAAGTGTCACTACTTGGTAATGTCTCAAAACTAACAAAACTCAACACAACCAAATGTAGGATATTTATGGGTTTCATCGTGTaaatatttggctttggtaggacatGTAAACCATTAAGGAGATGTGAAGCTAAGGGTTTTAAAGTTTAGCGCAAAACAAAAAATCTCTTTAGGATATTTATGGGTTTTAAAGCTTTGGTAATACTTAATCAAGAAGGAAAGAAATATTTCTATCTTGCTGCATTCATCTTTTAACAATTTAGGCAATATATTCGTAATTAAGAATAAACTTATGCAAGCTAGTGTGCAGAGCCAAAGTTGTGCTCAGATAATCTCCCAAGATTCGTTGGATCAAGTTTTATAAACAATCATTAAATCAGAGTAATATGAATATTTTAATATTAATTCATAAGGGAGGAGTGGAGAGATTTCAAATCAGACGACACCACATGTGGGTGAATACTTGGAGCAGTAGGGTGGGGTCGGCCAGCCTATGTAAGGTCGATCAATCCACAATCTCCATCCACTTAGACTAGGCCCTGTTCGCTGGCCTTatgagccgtattttttcagcgaagcaacaatatttttctctcacaataaatcagtgaaCAATGCTTTTCAGCTTGTGGTGTCATTGATCGTGTCACATTTCCTCTCCCTCTCTATATGCTTGTCTGATGCATTGCATGGGGTCCCTATTAGAGTATCTCCAAAagcctttctaaatctcactctctaaattatcatttGAATAGGGTCTACGGCCCCTctagtttcataaaaaaaaaaatcaatagaagagtcatttgcataaaaatcgctttctatatattttttcattcttcaataatttttctatatcttgtgcgcaCTCTGTAGAGCCATTCttgtcttttatttttggttagCGAAAAATCCGGAATAGAAGATGTCTATATATGGATaaccaccaaaatctctattcctgacatttaggaaggatatggaaagtctcttggagatgctctatgtGGATAGGCTGGATTAGCCAACTTAAATTGGTTCAGCCGACTTGCCTCCTGTCACCAAGTTCTTTTATCCATGTTCCTTGCAGTAGGAGATTCACAGCGATTGCTAGGCAAACAATTCTATCGGTGTAAGCATTACACCAACAAAAGGAGCATTTTAGCTCAAAAGTTCCTCTAATTCATGGAACAATTTTGTTTATACAAAACAAAAGGAAGCAATGATATGCTGTTTTTTAACATTTTTGAAATAAAACTTTTGAAACATCTCTTATGTGCCATTAGCATAGTGAATTACTCTATTGACTATGGAGACTTCTCATGTAAGTATGGAGCTTGTGTCTCTTCTAGAATGAAACTTTCATGCTCATTGACAAGGCTTTCTTTTTTAGGCTCCTATTTTCCTACTGGCAAATTAGAGGCACCCCTATTATTCTTTGGGAATAGTAGATCATCATCAAAATAATCTGGAGGGATAAAAAGGTGACATCCCTAAATGATGGTGATTCGGAAAGCTCTTTTGATTTTGGTGGGAACGGGGCTTGCACTTCTACGTGATCGAAATGATCCTAGTTAGTCTCTGCCTCCCTGGGTCTCTGGGACTGATCAGTTCAGGGAGAACAAATTTCTGCAACAGTTTGTCATATGGGcaattaaaataaaatgtttgacATTCTACCAGGGTGTAGGGGTACAGAAAAATGGATTAAAACGATTCTGCTTAGCTCATTGGTGGTGCAAGATTAGCACTAGATTACAATATCTGACTTGTCTGCacaattagaaaaaaaaaacagatgatCAAATAGTTTCAAATAGTTTTGGTATCCGTTTGACAACTGTTTGTCTATTCGACCAAAACGCTTGTTTGCATCTACAGTTTGTTTGTCCTTCCTTTCTGTAATACCTAGAAACCAGCTATCAATTTGCTAACATCATGAGGGAAAGAAACAAAAAGATAGTAATTAGTCGGAAATTGTGCACGAGAGATATGGAGACATATCCCTGTGGCTGTAATTCCATAGCTTCAAAGCATTCCACAGACTACAATTACATATTTCGATTTCAGCGACATGTTTGGTCCCAATTGAGGAAAATTCCTGAATATTAGaagcatctcatattaccatctCACCTGTAATCCTCGTTCCCAAAAATGTTTGTTCCCATAATGGACACCGAATGGACCAAATTCTCATAATGCCATAGTTTGAAAGCATCTGCACATACtactgccctgttcgcttggctcataagccatggctgaaagtattgttttgttcgttgactgaaaaagtacggcttataagccaagcgaacaattGCAATTTGATTTCAGCAGCATAGATAAATTCAGGAAGATTCTGAAACTTGGATGCTCATCACCATCTCATATTCGCCTTTAATCGACTCCCTAAACTGCTTCAGAATGCAGTACAAGTCATTGATTATATATCCGAAACGAAAATAAATCTTGTAATCGGTGATTTCAACATTCTACTGTAACAATTCAATTTGGTTTCAGCTACATCATAATACTCGCATTGAAATTCAGGAAGATCCTGAAAGGTCAAAGCTTTACACATCTCCTGTTCTGCTGCAATCTCTCACTTTCCAACTAACCAGTAGATAAATCTGTGAAAATGTGCTAACTTTAAACCTGaaactgcttcaagaagggatcGGCAGAAGGGGCACCTTCTCCGCTGTGGCAGGACAGCGGCTCAGCTTGCCGTGACGAGATCCTTGTAGTATCTGATGGCCTCTCGGGTGTCTTCGTACCCCGCTGCGACGTCCAAGAACGCCATCACCCTCTGCAGCTCCTGTTCGTTGTCATCATCCACGAACGGCGCCACCGGGACGGCGTTCTCCGGCTGCAGGGCGTACGCATTGGGATTGTCGTCGACGATGACAGCGCGGTCCAGCGCCCGGCCGGTGGCGGCGAGATCCTTGACGAGCCTCCCGTCACCGGCGTCGCGGCACGCGCCGCGGTAGAGGCGGTGCGCGAACACCTCCCCATCGGGATCCAGGCGGTCGAGCACGAGGGAGGCGTACTCCTGGAGCCCCGCGGTGAAGACGACGACCTCGAAGATCTCCGCCGCTGCGCGGAGGAACGCCTCCACGCCCGGGCGCTTGACGACGTAGAAGGTGACCGCTTGGCCACCGATGACGGGGCGCACGGTGAAGTCGAACCGCGAAGGCGGTGGGTCCGTCTGGGAGTGGATGAGCGTCTCGTCGAGGTCCAGGAACAGCGTCCGCCTCCccggtgacggcggcggcgggagcgccGCGGACTGCGCGCGGACCGCGGGGTTCTGCGAAGGCGGCGGCGGATGAGGAGGCGGCGAGGAGGAGCGGAGGCGCTGGAACCCCGCGGCAGCAGCGCGGCGCTTGCGCGGGCTGCCAAGGACGGCGAGGCGGGCGAAGAGCTTGAGGCAGTGGCGGCGGCAGGAGCGGATGGAGCGGTCGAgggaggcggcgacggcggcggtcgCAGACGCGAGCGACTTGAGCGGGCTCCCGCGGCGCTTGGTGGTGGCGGGGGAAAGACGGCGGCGGAGAGCACGGCCGCGGCGCGCCACCAGCGTCGGCGACGGCTTCGACGGGGTGACGCTGCCGGCACCGAGcttgggcgacggcggcggcttcgTGGGCGTCCTGGACACCATCTCGC harbors:
- the LOC136514809 gene encoding uncharacterized protein, producing the protein MVSRTPTKPPPSPKLGAGSVTPSKPSPTLVARRGRALRRRLSPATTKRRGSPLKSLASATAAVAASLDRSIRSCRRHCLKLFARLAVLGSPRKRRAAAAGFQRLRSSSPPPHPPPPSQNPAVRAQSAALPPPPSPGRRTLFLDLDETLIHSQTDPPPSRFDFTVRPVIGGQAVTFYVVKRPGVEAFLRAAAEIFEVVVFTAGLQEYASLVLDRLDPDGEVFAHRLYRGACRDAGDGRLVKDLAATGRALDRAVIVDDNPNAYALQPENAVPVAPFVDDDNEQELQRVMAFLDVAAGYEDTREAIRYYKDLVTAS